A section of the Nodosilinea sp. FACHB-141 genome encodes:
- a CDS encoding HNH endonuclease has translation MLLISVIELIDQGKIRLNQVPLSPELISTFLKYWRSLVRTDHRSDISLPFVHLTGDEFWHLTFYPESETATPTGLGRKGVTAVRRIVQYASFDPELSVILQDPGQRVILLRVLIDSWFSGRSNEIEQLSLIDEFELVKTQLLREGGATYNVEDLKNEENIVVRNGAFRKIVVSLYDQRCAFCGLRIISADGQDIVDGAHIKPFSEFRDDRFVNGLALCKNHHWAFDHGWFGVDDDYRIVIPQERFMEEPAVESREMVAFRGEAIRLPEEREFMSSLEGLRWHRERWRME, from the coding sequence GTGCTCTTGATTTCAGTCATTGAATTAATTGATCAGGGCAAGATTCGACTGAATCAGGTACCGCTGTCACCAGAGCTAATCTCGACGTTTCTGAAGTATTGGCGCAGCCTAGTAAGAACGGATCACCGCTCTGATATCTCACTACCATTTGTGCATTTGACGGGGGATGAGTTTTGGCACCTAACGTTTTACCCTGAGAGCGAAACGGCAACACCGACGGGGTTGGGCCGCAAGGGCGTTACGGCTGTTAGACGCATTGTTCAATACGCGTCTTTTGATCCTGAGCTATCTGTCATCTTGCAGGACCCAGGACAGCGAGTAATCTTGCTGCGGGTGCTGATTGATAGCTGGTTTTCAGGGCGATCAAATGAGATTGAGCAGCTGTCACTAATCGATGAGTTTGAGTTGGTGAAAACCCAGCTTTTGCGAGAAGGCGGGGCAACTTACAACGTTGAGGATTTGAAGAATGAGGAGAATATCGTTGTCAGGAATGGGGCGTTTCGCAAGATTGTGGTGTCGCTTTACGACCAGCGCTGCGCATTTTGTGGGTTAAGGATTATCAGCGCTGATGGGCAAGATATTGTAGATGGTGCCCACATCAAGCCGTTTTCTGAGTTTAGGGATGATCGCTTTGTAAATGGGCTGGCGCTCTGCAAGAACCATCATTGGGCGTTTGACCATGGCTGGTTTGGGGTGGATGACGACTACCGAATTGTGATTCCGCAGGAGCGGTTTATGGAGGAGCCAGCGGTGGAGAGTCGGGAGATGGTGGCATTTAGGGGTGAGGCGATCCGCTTGCCGGAAGAGCGAGAGTTCATGTCCAGTTTAGAGGGTTTGAGGTGGCATCGGGAAAGGTGGAGGATGGAATAA
- a CDS encoding nucleotidyltransferase domain-containing protein, with protein MWVFGSVARGESHQTNDVDFLWRCRQGTAC; from the coding sequence ATGTGGGTGTTTGGGTCAGTTGCCCGCGGTGAGAGCCACCAAACCAATGATGTTGATTTTTTATGGAGATGCCGCCAAGGCACAGCCTGTTAG
- a CDS encoding helix-turn-helix transcriptional regulator → MGKAGHVLRQVLEEFEVSQYSLAAALDIERNSVYRWANEKSDPSGETIVDIVRALKTLHPLAAKAFVERYLGEEIKDL, encoded by the coding sequence ATGGGAAAAGCAGGACATGTGCTCAGGCAAGTGCTTGAGGAGTTTGAGGTGAGCCAATACAGCCTTGCGGCGGCTCTCGATATTGAACGTAACAGCGTGTACCGATGGGCAAATGAGAAGAGTGACCCGTCGGGTGAAACGATTGTAGATATCGTTAGAGCCTTGAAAACGCTGCATCCTTTAGCAGCAAAAGCTTTCGTAGAGCGCTACTTAGGTGAAGAAATCAAAGACCTGTAG
- a CDS encoding SAM-dependent methyltransferase gives MPPTSADPISYTAKIVAAKRAIEQSLPQPLFDDPYAAALAGDEVEHLLAKWQQVSNQQERSLEEVVAKRTRYIAIRTRFFDDLLLATLPQLPEPQVVILGSGLDTRAYRLPWPPATCLYEIDVPAVLDYKANILRNYEPNCCHHLIAGDLEDVQTGWVARLLEAGLRQLPTIWLLEGVTMYLPEPSAHSLLRTVATLSCPGSVLGMDGVNDGSIRAAQRAKRDDRGRVVRHWQFGCDDPQQLLERYGWSARVSQPQDVGIAHGRYPKSMPVTAEVGGHQSERGVWLVQAKKDP, from the coding sequence GTGCCCCCGACCTCTGCCGATCCCATCTCCTACACCGCCAAAATTGTGGCGGCGAAGCGAGCCATTGAGCAATCTCTGCCGCAGCCACTGTTCGACGACCCCTATGCGGCGGCCCTAGCGGGTGACGAGGTTGAGCATCTTCTGGCCAAATGGCAGCAAGTCTCTAATCAGCAAGAACGCTCTCTAGAAGAAGTGGTCGCCAAGCGCACCCGCTACATCGCCATTCGCACCCGTTTCTTTGATGACCTACTGCTAGCCACTCTGCCCCAGCTACCCGAGCCTCAAGTCGTCATCTTGGGTTCAGGGCTAGATACCCGAGCCTATCGACTGCCCTGGCCACCTGCCACCTGCCTCTACGAAATCGATGTGCCAGCAGTTTTAGACTACAAAGCCAACATCCTGCGAAACTACGAGCCAAACTGTTGCCACCACCTAATTGCTGGTGACTTAGAAGATGTTCAAACCGGCTGGGTGGCTCGCCTTCTAGAGGCAGGCTTGAGGCAACTGCCAACGATTTGGCTCCTCGAAGGCGTGACGATGTATTTGCCAGAGCCTTCAGCCCACTCTCTACTGAGGACTGTTGCTACACTAAGCTGCCCCGGCAGCGTTTTGGGTATGGATGGGGTCAACGACGGTTCGATTCGGGCGGCTCAGCGAGCTAAGCGGGATGACAGAGGGCGTGTAGTGCGCCACTGGCAGTTTGGCTGCGACGATCCCCAGCAATTGCTAGAGCGTTATGGCTGGAGCGCTAGAGTCAGCCAACCCCAAGATGTTGGCATTGCCCACGGTAGATACCCAAAGTCCATGCCAGTTACAGCAGAGGTCGGTGGCCATCAGTCAGAGAGAGGAGTTTGGCTAGTGCAGGCTAAGAAAGACCCGTAA
- a CDS encoding orange carotenoid protein N-terminal domain-containing protein yields MTAYTTANDPNQALNVFKGLDIDAQLALLWFVYEQMGERITPAAPGSASPEIATGLYNQVKEVDQQEQLEIMRAIARCDASNQIGREYGSLSANTKLAFWYYLAQGMDSGEIIPMPENYELDNQGQDLLAALETMGFEEQITFLRDAALGMGAEPASGSNI; encoded by the coding sequence ATGACTGCTTACACAACCGCTAACGATCCTAACCAAGCTCTGAATGTCTTTAAGGGCTTAGATATAGATGCGCAACTGGCACTGCTGTGGTTTGTCTATGAGCAGATGGGAGAGCGGATCACGCCAGCTGCCCCTGGCTCTGCATCCCCTGAAATTGCTACCGGTCTTTATAACCAGGTCAAAGAGGTCGATCAGCAAGAGCAGCTTGAGATTATGCGCGCGATCGCACGGTGTGACGCCTCTAACCAAATCGGCCGAGAGTACGGTTCTTTGAGCGCCAACACAAAACTCGCTTTTTGGTATTACCTGGCTCAGGGCATGGATAGCGGTGAAATTATCCCAATGCCTGAAAATTATGAGCTTGATAATCAAGGGCAAGATCTGCTGGCTGCCCTAGAGACGATGGGCTTTGAAGAGCAGATTACCTTTTTGCGCGACGCTGCCCTTGGCATGGGCGCAGAACCCGCGAGCGGCTCCAACATCTAG
- a CDS encoding HdeD family acid-resistance protein has translation MVSNTSVDVKQVRDRSLWTGVVLTILGVAAIALPIVSTLFVETWVAVILASAGAAKLVYAYQTRDKGGTLWKALLGVLYIATGIMLFVNPRSGVLTLTLLLGSFLLTEGVFELILAFRLRPQQNWTWALGNGIITLILGAMIWFQFPFNAPWLLGTLVGASILFTGISRIGLSLKTREFSERESESAASA, from the coding sequence ATGGTCAGCAATACTTCAGTAGATGTTAAACAGGTTCGCGATCGCTCGTTATGGACTGGCGTTGTTCTAACGATTTTGGGTGTAGCTGCGATCGCGCTGCCCATCGTCTCGACCCTTTTTGTTGAAACTTGGGTAGCCGTAATTTTGGCTTCCGCAGGGGCGGCAAAGCTCGTTTATGCCTATCAAACCCGTGACAAAGGTGGCACCCTTTGGAAAGCGCTGCTTGGTGTTCTCTACATCGCTACCGGCATTATGTTGTTTGTGAATCCACGCTCAGGGGTACTCACGTTGACCCTGTTGCTTGGTAGCTTTTTACTCACCGAAGGCGTGTTTGAACTCATTCTGGCCTTCCGTCTACGACCCCAGCAAAATTGGACCTGGGCTTTGGGCAATGGCATCATCACCCTGATTCTGGGCGCTATGATCTGGTTTCAGTTTCCCTTTAACGCTCCCTGGTTGCTAGGTACTTTGGTCGGTGCCAGCATTCTCTTCACGGGCATTTCTCGCATTGGGCTATCCCTCAAAACTCGGGAATTTTCGGAGCGCGAGTCCGAATCAGCCGCTTCTGCTTGA